One window of the Pyxicephalus adspersus chromosome 5, UCB_Pads_2.0, whole genome shotgun sequence genome contains the following:
- the PPP4R1 gene encoding serine/threonine-protein phosphatase 4 regulatory subunit 1 isoform X4 yields MLTPLGRLDKYASSENIFNRQMVARSLLDTLKEVSDDEKDCISVLERVTKLSDDSEPTVRAELMEQVPHLAMFCQENRPSIPHAFSKYLLPIVVRYLADQNNQVRKTSQAALLVLLEQELIERSDVESKVCPVLIDLTAPDSNDDVKTEAVAIMCKMASMVGKDITERLILPRFCEMCCDCRMFHVRKVCAANFGDICSVVGQEATEKMLLPRFFQLCSDNVWGVRKACAECFMAVSCATSQELRRTKLSSLFINLISDPSRWVRQAAFQSLGPFISTFANPSSSGQYFKEEECKNGKDVKQNEADESSSSTKPLQENTDNVTKGDANALSEESSVECSIVSFTVKLDTDLDDDTADEQFRVNNYCSNFISHCTLEPSDGLNKPEQSSSDTEVSKDLEVDFKEKIATEQELFNSFHYWRTPIPEIDIDLELCQAKAETSCPERPVVQKVSSPVSPNIAMATRNELEEMIENLEPHIDDPDVKAQVDVLTAALKASSLETQENTKSSHLNRATIGHNDLIETGRLNCKISQDDTLPLISDSVECMQSTLRYIHSDSDLSSSSSYSPEEEKKSKVQDVVPQALLDQYLSMTDPSRAQTVDTEIAKHCAYSIPGVALTLGRQNWHCLRDTYETLAADMQWKVRRTLAFSIHELALILGDTLTAADLLPIFNGFLKDLDEVRIGVLKHLYDFLKLLQPDKRREYLYQLQEFLVTDNCRNWRFRAELAEQLVLLLELYSARDIFDYLLPIALSLCGDKVSSVRWISYKLVSEIVKKLYLAPNPALALDVMNKLVEQFCQSSKWSGRQTFVFICQALIEDDCLPMEQFAMHLMPHLLRLASDRVPNVRVLLAKTLKQTLLEKEYFLTAANSHQEAVEQTIVALQMDYDNDVKYFASIHPANTKPADDAMSTASSTY; encoded by the exons ATGTTGACCCCACTTGGAAGGCTGGACAAGTACGCTTcaagtgaaaatatatttaacag aCAAATGGTGGCCCGAAGCTTATTAGACACCTTGAAAGAAGTCAGTGATGACGAGAAGGACTGTATTTCTGTGTTGGAGAGAGTTACAAAACTGTCAGATGACTCAG AGCCCACAGTGCGTGCCGAACTCATGGAACAAGTGCCTCACCTTGCGATGTTCTGTCAAGAGAACAGGCCTTCAATTCCCCATGCTTTTTCCAAATATCTTCTACCCATCGTAGTGCGATATCTTGCTGACCAAAATAACCag GTCAGAAAGACCAGCCAGGCAGCATTGCTAGTTCTGCTTGAGCAGGAGCTCATAGAGAGGTCGGATGTAGAGAGTAAAGTATGTCCAGTGCTAATTGACCTAACTGCCCCCGACAGCAATGATGATGTCAAGACCGAAGCTGTGGCT ATAATGTGCAAAATGGCATCGATGGTGGGTAAGGATATAACGGAAAGGTTGATTCTGCCAAGATTCTGTGAGATGTGTTGCGACTGCAGGATGTTTCATGTCCGCAAG GTATGTGCAGCCAATTTTGGGGATATATGCAGCGTTGTTGGACAGGAAGCAACAGAGAAAATGCTG CTGCCTCGATTCTTCCAGCTTTGTTCTGACAATGTATGGGGTGTGAGGAAGGCCTGTGCTGAGTGCTTCATGGCAGTGTCCTGTGCAACTTCTCAAGAACTCCGGCGGACCAAGTTATCTTCTCTCTTTATTAACCTAATCAGTGACCCATCTAGATGG GTACGACAAGCTGCCTTTCAATCCCTTGGGCCTTTTATATCAACTTTTGCAAACCCATCCAGCTCTGGTCAGTATTTCAAAGAAGAAGAATGTAAAAACGGCAAGGatgtaaaacaaaatgaagcTGATGAGAG TAGCTCGTCGACTAAGCCCTTGCAAGAAAACACAGATAATGTGACTAAAGGAGATGCAAATGCTTTATCAGAAGAATCTTCAGTTGAATGCAGCATTGTTTCTTTTACTGTGAAATTAGACACAGACTTGGATGATGATACAGCAGATGAACAGTTTAGGGTCAACAATTACTGTAGTAACTTTATTTCACATTGCACTTTGGAGCCTTCAGATGGCTTAAACAAACCTGAGCAGAGTTCTTCAGACACAGAAGTGTCCAAGGATCTGGAAGTAGACTTTAAGGAGAAAATTGCTACTGAACAAGagctttttaattcttttcattATTGGAGGACTCCCATTCCAGAGATTGATATCGATCTGGAATTATGTCAAGCAAAAGCAGAGACAAGCTGCCCTGAAAGGCCAGTTGTCCAGAAGGTTTCATCCCCTGTATCTCCTAACATAGCCATGGCCACCAGAAACGAGCTTGAGGAGATGATTGAAAACCTGGAGCCTCATATTGATGATCCAGATGTAAAAG cacaagttGATGTCCTTACTGCTGCTCTCAAGGCATCAAGCCTAGAAACTCAGGAAAATACTAAATCCTCTCACTTGAATCGGGCAACTATAGGTCATAATGATCTGATTGAGACCGGGAGGTTAAACTGCAAGATTTCCCAGGATGACACTCTTCCTTTAATTAGTGATTCTGTGGAG TGCATGCAATCCACACTACGCTACATACACAGCGATTCCGACTTGAGTAGCAGTAGCAGTTATAGCCCCGAAGAGGAGAAAAAATCCAAAGTTCAG GATGTTGTACCTCAGGCCTTACTGGATCAGTATTTATCTATGACTGACCCATCCCGTGCTCAGACTGTTGACACAGAGATTGCCAAGCACTGCGCCTATAGCATTCCAGGAGTGGCTCTCACACTGGGCAGACAAAACTGGCACTGCCTCAGGGACACCTATGAGACTCTAGCTGCAGACATGCAG tGGAAAGTGCGAAGGACTTTGGCATTTTCAATTCACGAACTGGCATTAATACTTGGCGATACCCTCACAGCTGCTGACTTGCTGCCAATCTTCAATGGATTTCTAAAAGATCTTGATGAAGTCAGGATAGGTGTCCTAAAGCATTTATATGACTTCTTAAAA cTTCTCCAGCCTGACAAAAGAAGGGAATACCTTTATCAGCTGCAAGAATTTTTGGTTACAGACAACTGCCGCAACTGGCGATTCAGAGCAGAACTAGCAGA GCAGTTGGTCCTCCTACTTGAACTTTATAGTGCCAGGGATATTTTTGACTACTTGCTGCCTATTGCTTTGAGCCTCTGTGGGGACAAAGTATCATCAGTACGCTGGATCTCCTATAAACTG GTCAGTGAAATAGTGAAGAAGTTATACTTGGCTCCTAATCCAGCATTGGCTTTAGATGTTATGAATAAACTTGTAGAACAGTTTTGCCAGAGTTCAAAATGGTCAGGAAGACAGACATTTGTGTTCATTTGCCAG GCCCTGATTGAAGATGACTGCCTTCCTATGGAACAATTTGCTATGCATTTAATGCCTCATCTGTTGCGGCTTGCCTCTGACAGAGTACCAAATGTCAGAGTTCTCCTTGCAAAGACCTTAAAGCAAACACTGTTGGAGAAAG aATACTTTTTGACTGCAGCGAATTCACACCAGGAAGCTGTGGAGCAGACAATTGTTGCTTTACAGATGGATTATGATAATGATGTCAAGTACTTTGCCAGTATACATCCTGCTAACACCAAACCTGCTGATGATGCCATGAGCACAGCATCCTCCACCTACTAA